Proteins from a genomic interval of Deltaproteobacteria bacterium:
- a CDS encoding molybdopterin molybdotransferase MoeA: protein MKAFFKVTDLDAALDLRFDFKRVEMEEIPIHASTGRVLAEEIVSDVDLPDFPRAIMDGFAVRAASTFGASDGAPAFITVPRTVAMGETPSFSIGPGEAAKISTGGMLPEGADSVVMVEHTEAVDDETIEVFKSVAPGQNMVAVGEDIRKNSTVLTAGQRLRPQEAGLLAALGKPSVRVFKKPVIGILSTGDEIIPVDEVPSTGKIRDINSYTLAGQVVQAGGIPLQLGIVGDDYGALLDLCARGLEQSDMLLVSGGSSVGVRDYTVEALSALPDANLLLHGISISPGKPTILARVGEKAFWGLPGHVVSAMVVLHAVVQPFIDHVGGLDSQHRRQLACLATLTRSVPSSQGRVDYIRVKLVERENGFLAEPILGKSGLINTMLKADGLVKIDKHTEGLDEGMLAKVLLFAS, encoded by the coding sequence ATGAAAGCGTTTTTCAAAGTAACCGATCTGGACGCAGCGCTCGATCTGCGCTTCGATTTCAAGCGGGTGGAGATGGAGGAGATTCCGATCCACGCCTCGACGGGAAGGGTTCTGGCCGAAGAGATCGTCTCGGATGTCGACCTGCCCGACTTTCCGCGCGCCATCATGGACGGTTTTGCTGTGCGCGCCGCCTCCACCTTCGGCGCTTCGGACGGAGCGCCGGCCTTTATCACCGTTCCCCGCACGGTCGCCATGGGCGAAACGCCCTCGTTTTCCATCGGGCCGGGAGAGGCCGCCAAAATATCCACCGGGGGCATGCTCCCGGAAGGCGCCGACAGCGTCGTCATGGTGGAACACACCGAGGCTGTCGACGACGAAACCATCGAGGTGTTCAAAAGCGTCGCCCCCGGGCAGAACATGGTCGCCGTCGGCGAAGATATCCGGAAAAACAGCACCGTGCTGACCGCCGGCCAACGGCTGCGCCCCCAGGAAGCGGGACTGCTGGCGGCGCTGGGAAAGCCGTCGGTACGGGTGTTTAAAAAGCCCGTCATCGGCATCCTCTCCACCGGCGATGAAATCATACCCGTCGACGAGGTGCCCTCCACCGGAAAAATCCGTGATATCAATTCCTACACACTGGCGGGCCAGGTGGTTCAAGCCGGAGGGATTCCGCTGCAACTCGGCATTGTCGGGGATGACTACGGCGCCCTGCTGGATTTGTGCGCCCGGGGCCTGGAGCAATCAGACATGCTGCTGGTGTCGGGCGGCAGTTCGGTCGGCGTGCGCGACTACACCGTGGAAGCGCTCTCCGCCCTTCCAGATGCAAATCTCCTTCTGCACGGCATCTCCATCAGCCCCGGGAAACCGACCATCCTTGCCAGGGTTGGAGAAAAGGCCTTCTGGGGACTGCCCGGCCACGTGGTGTCCGCCATGGTGGTACTGCATGCCGTGGTGCAACCTTTTATCGATCACGTGGGAGGCCTGGATTCACAACACCGGCGCCAGCTTGCCTGCCTGGCCACATTGACCCGCAGCGTCCCTTCATCCCAGGGGCGCGTGGACTACATCCGGGTGAAGCTGGTTGAACGCGAAAACGGTTTCCTGGCCGAACCGATTTTAGGCAAATCAGGGCTGATCAACACCATGCTGAAGGCCGACGGCCTGGTCAAAATCGACAAACATACGGAGGGGCTGGACGAGGGAATGCTGGCCAAGGTGTTGCTCTTTGCATCCTGA
- a CDS encoding TMEM165/GDT1 family protein, with translation MIDYQILITTFSMVFLAELGDKTQLATFCLAADCDPKLSVFLGASIALVLSSLVAVVFGSLLSRYLPEHYIKAAAGVFFVAVGIWMLFGVVKSSMS, from the coding sequence ATGATTGACTATCAAATCCTCATAACCACCTTCAGCATGGTTTTTTTGGCTGAACTGGGAGACAAAACACAGCTCGCGACCTTCTGCCTCGCCGCCGACTGCGACCCCAAACTCTCCGTGTTCCTCGGCGCCTCCATCGCCCTCGTATTGAGCTCGCTGGTGGCCGTGGTGTTCGGATCGCTGTTGAGCAGGTATCTGCCGGAACACTACATCAAGGCCGCCGCAGGCGTTTTCTTTGTGGCCGTCGGCATCTGGATGCTGTTTGGCGTGGTCAAATCCAGCATGAGTTAA
- a CDS encoding molybdopterin biosynthesis protein, with product MKKKRNVYLKMKTLAQAREIILSAFPNRQPLSTERIPVENSVGRILSEAVTAKLSAPHFHAAAMDGIAVAAASTFGANPAQPIVLEVGENAFHVNTGHVLPEKTDAVIMIEQLNILDEKQIQIEAPAFPWQYVRKIGEDIVATELLFPQNHMITSYCLGALITGGIFQVPVKRKPRILIIPTGSELVDWRRSTEALKPGQVLESNSYVLGSLAVAAGADFSRSEQLMDDPVKIRNTVQAAVQGDFDMVLTVGGSSAGSEDYAKDVIIDLGDVLIHGVTIMPGKPVIVGRIQDKPVFGIPGYPVSAIIAFEQFVKPLIDLMNGQPEQPRPSLYVEPTRKVASKLGLEEFVRVKLGTVGDRVVATALPRGAGCITSITEADGIVRIPEFVEGLQENQAVKAELLKPVASIDKTIVAVGSHDNTLDLIADELKAGSTGYSLSSSHVGSMGGLMAVKRGACHVAGTHLLDTEDGSYNTSYLLKYLPGLDVRLVNLVLRDQGLIVSKGNPKGIRGIEDLAREDVSFINRQGGSGTRVLLDYRLKQLEMDPARINGYATEEYTHMSVAVAVLSGTVDVGLGIYAAARALDLDFIPVVTEQYDLVIPGAYYQSDRIQVLMNIINSDAFKKRVLALGGYSTEKTGEVIV from the coding sequence ATGAAAAAAAAACGAAACGTCTACCTGAAAATGAAAACCCTTGCGCAAGCCCGTGAAATCATCCTCTCGGCATTTCCTAACCGCCAACCCCTGTCCACTGAGCGTATACCTGTCGAAAATTCCGTGGGCAGAATTCTGTCAGAGGCAGTCACCGCCAAACTCTCCGCTCCTCACTTTCATGCCGCGGCCATGGACGGCATTGCCGTTGCCGCCGCATCAACGTTCGGCGCCAATCCAGCCCAGCCCATCGTACTCGAAGTGGGAGAAAACGCCTTCCACGTCAACACGGGACATGTGTTGCCGGAAAAAACCGATGCCGTGATCATGATCGAACAACTCAACATTCTGGATGAAAAACAGATCCAGATCGAGGCACCGGCGTTTCCCTGGCAGTATGTCCGAAAAATCGGTGAGGATATCGTTGCCACCGAACTGTTGTTCCCGCAAAATCACATGATAACATCTTACTGCCTGGGTGCGCTGATAACCGGCGGCATCTTCCAGGTGCCGGTTAAACGCAAGCCGCGCATTCTGATCATCCCCACAGGATCAGAACTCGTCGACTGGCGCAGATCGACGGAGGCATTGAAACCGGGGCAGGTGCTGGAAAGCAACTCTTATGTGCTCGGAAGCCTGGCCGTTGCGGCCGGAGCGGACTTTAGCCGCAGCGAGCAGCTTATGGACGATCCCGTCAAAATCCGGAACACCGTGCAGGCGGCGGTCCAGGGTGATTTCGACATGGTGCTCACCGTCGGCGGTTCTTCCGCCGGTTCCGAGGACTATGCCAAGGACGTCATTATCGATCTGGGAGACGTATTGATTCACGGCGTGACCATCATGCCCGGCAAACCCGTCATCGTCGGCAGAATCCAGGACAAACCGGTCTTCGGCATCCCCGGATACCCGGTTTCGGCCATCATTGCCTTCGAGCAGTTCGTCAAACCCCTGATCGACCTGATGAACGGTCAACCGGAGCAGCCCAGACCCAGCCTGTATGTGGAGCCCACCCGCAAGGTGGCATCCAAACTCGGCCTGGAAGAGTTCGTGAGGGTCAAGCTGGGAACCGTAGGCGACCGCGTGGTCGCGACAGCGCTGCCCCGCGGAGCAGGATGCATCACCAGCATTACCGAGGCAGACGGCATCGTCCGCATTCCCGAATTTGTGGAGGGCCTGCAGGAAAACCAGGCTGTCAAAGCGGAACTTCTCAAACCGGTCGCCTCCATCGACAAAACCATCGTTGCCGTCGGCAGCCACGACAACACCCTGGATCTCATCGCCGATGAACTGAAAGCAGGCAGCACCGGCTACAGCCTCTCTTCCAGCCACGTGGGCAGTATGGGCGGTTTGATGGCCGTTAAAAGGGGCGCCTGCCATGTTGCCGGAACCCACCTGCTGGACACGGAAGACGGATCCTACAACACGTCATACCTGCTGAAATACCTGCCGGGTCTGGACGTCAGGCTGGTCAACCTTGTCCTGAGGGATCAGGGCCTGATCGTCTCCAAGGGAAACCCCAAAGGCATCCGGGGTATCGAAGACCTGGCCAGGGAGGATGTGTCCTTCATCAACCGTCAGGGCGGTAGCGGTACACGGGTCCTGCTGGATTACCGGCTCAAGCAGCTCGAGATGGATCCCGCACGGATAAACGGTTACGCAACCGAGGAGTACACCCATATGTCGGTGGCTGTGGCCGTGTTGAGCGGCACGGTGGACGTCGGCCTGGGTATATACGCGGCCGCCAGGGCCCTCGATCTCGATTTCATCCCTGTGGTCACCGAACAGTATGATCTGGTCATTCCCGGGGCGTATTACCAATCCGATAGAATCCAGGTGCTCATGAACATCATCAACTCGGACGCCTTTAAAAAGAGGGTGTTGGCCCTCGGCGGCTACAGCACGGAAAAAACCGGCGAGGTCATCGTCTAA